The following are encoded together in the Methanothermobacter tenebrarum genome:
- a CDS encoding UPF0146 family protein, translating into MWEDLASYIIQECNPNDKVVEVGVGRFFKVAEYLQEHSMIDLILTDIKPSHPQVIEDDITNPRLEIYKGARLIYSIRPPLELQKHLIKVAENVKAKLLIRPLSTEHPRIFENMKLVNYKRSFFYEYQPNQRRYLE; encoded by the coding sequence ATGTGGGAAGATCTTGCATCATATATAATACAAGAATGCAACCCAAATGATAAGGTTGTGGAAGTAGGCGTTGGAAGATTTTTCAAAGTTGCAGAGTACCTCCAGGAACATTCAATGATTGATCTGATCTTAACAGATATTAAACCTTCCCACCCCCAGGTAATAGAAGATGATATCACAAATCCAAGGTTAGAAATATATAAAGGGGCGCGGTTAATATACTCGATAAGACCCCCACTAGAATTACAGAAACACCTTATAAAAGTAGCAGAGAATGTAAAAGCCAAACTTTTAATAAGACCATTATCCACAGAACATCCCAGAATATTTGAGAACATGAAACTCGTAAATTATAAAAGAAGTTTCTTTTACGAATATCAACCCAACCAAAGGAGATATCTAGAGTGA
- a CDS encoding calcium-transporting P-type ATPase, PMR1-type, translating to MKEILEELATSKDGLSSEEARKRLSKYGENELVEEKKEGPLRLFLNQFMDVLIILLIVAALVSYFIGDLLDSMVILFVVVVNAIIGFMQEYRAEKAMEKLKSLIATEAVVIRDGETKKIPARELTIGDLVVIEEGDNVPADLRLIETSELRIDESIITGESIPVHKTHELSEKGDNIAYMDSNVVSGRGKGVVIAVGMETSIGKIAGMIQEEEGKTPLQEKISRLGKSLGFIAVIVCFMVFILQFLKGINIVETFMTAVSLAVASVPEGLPAILTLTLALGMQKMARSNAIIRKLLAVETLGSCTFICTDKTGTLTLNKMRVRKPLLTSKDRALEVCALCNNASFSNDKVIGDPTDAALLLFARDNGYIREELEEEYPRIKEIPLDSDRKRMSTIHSSTSGYYLFIKGAPEIILERTGYIEEEGKIRKFKDADLEYWKKKLDEMTSQALRVLGLAYKPLTDLDDEKDLERDLIFVGLVGMMDPPRKEAAEAIETCKKAGIKVVMITGDHKDTAVAIAKELNLMEDGEAITGEELDKLTDEEFESMVEDIRVYARVFPQQKVRIVETLQRRGHVVAMTGDGVNDAPALKKAAIGVAMGSGTDVAKEASDMVLQDDNFATIVKAVKEGRTIFDNIRRFVKFQLSTNVGAILTIVSSSVMNMPLPFNPIQILWINIIMDGPPAQSLGVEPPERDIMSRKPEKEEILPQRNLLRIVLAGIIMAIGTLAIYTYKLYSGDENATTIAFTTFVMFQIFNVFNCKSQGGFSNKLLFFAIATSFILQLFVIYLPPFQGIFRTKAISIMDWILIILVASLILVHEAIIRQVDKRRNL from the coding sequence ATCAAAGAAATCCTAGAAGAGCTTGCCACATCCAAGGATGGTCTAAGTTCGGAAGAGGCCAGAAAGCGCTTATCAAAGTATGGTGAAAACGAATTAGTCGAAGAAAAAAAGGAGGGACCTCTCAGATTATTCTTAAACCAGTTCATGGATGTTCTGATAATACTATTAATTGTAGCGGCTTTAGTCTCCTATTTTATAGGCGATTTACTAGACTCCATGGTAATATTATTTGTTGTTGTCGTGAATGCCATCATAGGCTTCATGCAAGAATATCGTGCCGAGAAGGCTATGGAAAAACTTAAAAGTCTCATCGCTACTGAAGCCGTTGTAATACGGGATGGGGAAACGAAAAAAATACCAGCGCGCGAATTAACCATAGGCGATTTAGTAGTGATAGAAGAAGGCGACAATGTACCAGCAGATCTTAGACTCATAGAAACTTCCGAACTTAGGATAGATGAGTCGATAATCACCGGTGAATCAATACCAGTCCATAAAACCCATGAATTGAGCGAAAAAGGGGATAACATCGCCTACATGGATTCAAATGTGGTCTCGGGCCGGGGTAAAGGTGTTGTAATAGCTGTTGGAATGGAAACATCCATAGGTAAAATTGCGGGCATGATCCAAGAAGAGGAGGGTAAAACACCACTCCAGGAGAAAATATCACGTCTGGGGAAGAGCCTCGGATTCATAGCAGTTATTGTATGTTTCATGGTTTTCATCCTCCAATTCTTAAAGGGTATCAACATTGTTGAAACCTTCATGACCGCTGTTTCCCTTGCGGTGGCCTCTGTACCAGAGGGTCTCCCAGCAATTTTAACATTAACCCTTGCACTTGGCATGCAAAAGATGGCGAGAAGCAATGCCATTATAAGAAAACTCCTTGCAGTAGAAACCCTAGGATCCTGCACTTTCATCTGCACCGACAAGACAGGCACTCTAACCCTTAACAAGATGAGAGTAAGAAAACCATTATTAACTTCAAAGGACAGGGCCTTGGAAGTTTGTGCACTCTGTAATAATGCAAGTTTTTCCAATGACAAGGTTATAGGGGATCCTACAGATGCTGCGTTACTTCTCTTTGCACGCGATAATGGTTACATAAGAGAGGAACTTGAAGAAGAATATCCTCGGATAAAGGAAATACCACTTGACAGCGACCGTAAAAGAATGAGCACCATACATTCCTCCACTTCAGGATATTACTTGTTTATTAAAGGAGCGCCTGAGATAATCTTGGAAAGAACCGGTTATATCGAGGAAGAAGGGAAAATAAGAAAATTTAAGGATGCTGACTTGGAATATTGGAAGAAGAAATTAGATGAGATGACATCTCAGGCTCTTAGGGTGCTTGGACTAGCATATAAGCCACTTACTGATCTAGATGATGAGAAGGATCTTGAAAGGGATCTTATTTTTGTCGGTCTTGTTGGTATGATGGACCCACCTAGGAAAGAGGCTGCTGAGGCCATAGAAACTTGTAAAAAGGCTGGTATAAAAGTTGTGATGATAACTGGGGATCATAAAGATACTGCAGTTGCAATTGCCAAGGAATTGAATCTAATGGAGGATGGTGAAGCTATTACTGGTGAAGAATTAGACAAGCTTACTGATGAAGAATTCGAGTCTATGGTAGAGGATATAAGAGTTTATGCACGGGTCTTCCCCCAACAGAAGGTTAGAATTGTCGAAACACTCCAACGTCGTGGTCATGTAGTTGCAATGACAGGAGATGGGGTTAATGACGCGCCAGCACTCAAAAAAGCTGCTATTGGCGTTGCAATGGGGAGTGGTACAGATGTTGCTAAGGAAGCTTCTGATATGGTGCTCCAAGACGACAACTTCGCCACTATCGTAAAAGCAGTGAAAGAAGGGCGTACAATATTTGATAATATAAGACGTTTCGTTAAATTCCAACTTTCAACGAATGTTGGAGCCATCCTCACCATAGTATCATCTTCTGTGATGAACATGCCACTCCCATTCAATCCCATCCAGATCCTCTGGATAAACATTATCATGGACGGACCCCCAGCACAATCACTAGGAGTTGAACCCCCAGAAAGGGATATAATGTCGAGAAAACCGGAAAAAGAAGAGATACTACCCCAGAGGAACTTGCTCCGTATAGTATTAGCAGGTATTATAATGGCAATAGGCACATTAGCCATCTACACATACAAGTTATATTCTGGGGATGAGAATGCAACTACAATAGCATTCACAACATTTGTAATGTTCCAGATCTTCAACGTGTTTAATTGCAAATCACAGGGTGGATTTTCAAATAAACTGCTCTTTTTTGCCATTGCAACTTCATTCATACTACAATTATTTGTCATCTACCTACCACCATTCCAGGGTATATTCCGGACCAAGGCCATTTCAATCATGGATTGGATACTCATAATATTGGTGGCTTCACTCATACTAGTACATGAAGCGATAATTAGGCAGGTTGATAAGAGGAGAAACTTATGA
- the carB gene encoding carbamoyl-phosphate synthase large subunit, whose translation MPRDKSIKKVLIIGSGPIQIGQAAEFDYSGSQACKALREEGVETILVNSNPATIQTDMDMADKVYIEPLTPEIVAKIIEKEKPDALLPTMGGQTGLNVATGLAQMGALGDVKVIGSSIETIRNVEDRDLFDSLMKKINEPVPKAKAVESVEEALEAVKEIGYPVIVRPAFTLGGTGGGVAHNPEELKEVVTRGLEMSFINQVLIDQSVLGWKEFEYEVMRDKNDTCIIVCNMENIDPMGIHTGESIVVAPAQTLSDEENQKLRDVSLKIIRALKIEGGCNIQFAVHPETGEYKVIEVNPRVSRSSALASKATGYPIAKIAAKIAIGLTLDEIQNDITKETPASFEPSIDYVVTKIPRWPFDKFRDIDRKIGVQMKSTGEVMAIGRTLEESLHKAIRSLDIGRYGFEEVHFTPEDLANPTDERLFQVYTALKNGMSINEVYELTKIDKFFLYKILEIIKFEKSLKGDRIGPETLKKAKMLGFSDKKIARLTGLKEKEIRDLRKNHDIKPVYKMVDTCAAEFEAKTPYYYGSYDMEDEVEVSRKPKVLIIGSGPIRIGQGIEFDYCCVHATMAFREEGFETIMVNNNPETVSTDYDISDKLYFEPLTLEDVLAIIDKEKPDGVVVQFGGQTSINLAVPLAEEGVKILGTPYESIDKVEDRERFTRVLEKLKIPQAPYGIAKSFEDARRVAEKIGYPVLVRPSYVLGGRAMEIVYDEKELEEYMEEAVRVSPKHPILVDKFLEDAIEVDVDALCDGEEVYIGGIMEHIEEAGVHSGDSACVIPPQTIPEDIIEIIKDYTKKLALELEVVGLINIQYAVKANEDPAVYILEANPRASRTVPFVSKATGVPLAKVAAKLMLGKKLSSLGLTSEKEIDHVAVKESVFPFIKLPGADAVLGPEMKSTGESMGIDENFGLAYYKSQLSANMELPVEGKIFISVKDSDKPRIADIVQKAEELGFQVIATRGTAEAVKDISNVKVINKVSQASPNIKDAILSGEVGLIINTPSGKQSADDGYIIRRMAIELGIPYVTTLAGARAALNAIEAVKMGKITVKSLNEYHES comes from the coding sequence ATGCCGCGGGATAAAAGCATAAAAAAAGTACTTATAATAGGCTCGGGGCCAATCCAGATAGGACAAGCAGCCGAATTTGATTACTCAGGTTCCCAAGCATGTAAAGCATTAAGAGAGGAGGGTGTTGAAACCATACTAGTCAATTCAAACCCTGCAACAATCCAAACAGACATGGACATGGCCGATAAAGTCTACATCGAACCATTAACGCCGGAAATAGTGGCAAAAATCATAGAAAAGGAAAAACCGGACGCCTTACTCCCAACTATGGGAGGGCAGACAGGCCTAAACGTTGCAACAGGACTAGCGCAAATGGGGGCACTAGGAGATGTTAAAGTCATAGGCTCATCCATCGAAACAATAAGGAACGTCGAAGACAGAGACCTCTTCGACAGTCTCATGAAAAAAATTAACGAACCAGTACCCAAAGCAAAGGCAGTTGAATCAGTTGAAGAGGCTCTAGAGGCTGTTAAAGAGATAGGATACCCCGTTATCGTGAGACCAGCCTTCACACTTGGAGGTACCGGTGGAGGCGTGGCTCACAACCCGGAAGAACTCAAAGAAGTGGTTACAAGAGGCCTTGAAATGAGTTTCATAAACCAAGTGCTCATAGACCAATCAGTCCTAGGCTGGAAAGAATTCGAATATGAGGTCATGCGAGACAAAAATGACACATGTATCATAGTCTGTAACATGGAAAACATAGACCCTATGGGCATACACACAGGTGAAAGTATAGTGGTTGCACCCGCCCAGACGCTAAGTGATGAAGAAAACCAAAAACTCAGAGACGTATCCCTCAAAATAATAAGAGCCCTTAAAATTGAAGGAGGCTGCAACATACAATTTGCAGTGCATCCTGAAACAGGAGAATATAAAGTCATCGAAGTGAACCCAAGGGTGAGCAGGAGCAGTGCCCTAGCATCCAAGGCAACAGGGTATCCCATAGCCAAGATAGCTGCGAAGATAGCCATAGGCCTCACACTCGACGAGATACAAAATGATATCACAAAGGAGACGCCAGCGTCATTCGAACCAAGCATAGACTATGTCGTGACCAAAATACCCCGCTGGCCATTCGACAAGTTCAGGGACATAGACAGGAAAATCGGAGTCCAGATGAAATCCACTGGGGAGGTCATGGCCATTGGCAGGACCTTGGAGGAATCCTTGCATAAAGCTATAAGGTCACTAGACATTGGAAGATATGGTTTCGAAGAAGTTCACTTCACACCAGAGGATCTCGCCAATCCCACAGATGAGAGACTATTCCAAGTATACACGGCATTGAAAAATGGGATGAGCATCAATGAAGTATATGAGCTTACGAAGATTGATAAATTCTTCTTATACAAGATACTTGAAATAATAAAATTTGAAAAATCCCTCAAAGGAGATAGAATAGGCCCTGAAACATTAAAGAAAGCTAAGATGTTGGGTTTTTCAGACAAGAAAATAGCCCGACTTACAGGTCTAAAGGAAAAAGAGATACGTGACTTGCGCAAGAATCATGATATAAAACCAGTATATAAGATGGTTGACACTTGCGCTGCCGAATTCGAGGCTAAAACACCATACTATTATGGATCTTATGACATGGAAGATGAAGTGGAAGTTTCAAGGAAACCAAAGGTTCTAATAATAGGATCAGGGCCTATAAGAATAGGTCAAGGCATAGAATTTGACTATTGTTGCGTGCATGCGACCATGGCATTTAGAGAGGAAGGATTCGAGACAATAATGGTAAACAACAACCCAGAAACAGTAAGTACAGACTATGACATATCAGATAAGCTCTATTTCGAACCCTTAACCCTAGAGGACGTATTAGCCATAATTGACAAAGAAAAACCAGACGGTGTCGTGGTCCAATTCGGGGGTCAAACATCCATTAATCTAGCAGTTCCACTCGCAGAGGAAGGAGTGAAGATACTTGGAACACCATATGAGAGTATTGATAAAGTCGAAGACCGTGAAAGATTCACAAGAGTCTTGGAAAAATTGAAAATACCACAAGCCCCATATGGTATAGCAAAATCATTCGAGGACGCTAGACGCGTCGCGGAAAAAATAGGATACCCTGTACTTGTAAGACCGTCTTATGTCCTTGGTGGAAGAGCAATGGAAATAGTCTACGACGAAAAAGAACTTGAAGAGTACATGGAAGAGGCTGTCAGAGTTTCACCAAAACATCCAATCCTTGTGGACAAATTCCTAGAGGATGCTATAGAAGTTGACGTTGACGCACTATGCGACGGTGAAGAAGTCTATATAGGGGGTATCATGGAACATATCGAAGAAGCAGGCGTCCATTCAGGGGACTCCGCATGTGTCATACCACCCCAGACCATCCCAGAAGATATAATAGAAATCATAAAAGATTACACAAAGAAACTCGCACTAGAACTAGAAGTTGTGGGATTAATAAACATACAATATGCCGTTAAAGCCAATGAGGACCCTGCAGTTTACATACTCGAAGCCAACCCCAGGGCAAGCAGGACAGTACCCTTTGTGAGCAAAGCGACAGGAGTGCCACTGGCAAAGGTCGCTGCGAAACTGATGCTAGGCAAAAAACTATCATCATTGGGCCTGACTTCAGAAAAAGAAATAGACCACGTAGCGGTTAAAGAATCTGTATTCCCATTTATAAAACTTCCAGGAGCCGATGCAGTCCTCGGACCAGAGATGAAATCCACCGGTGAAAGCATGGGCATAGATGAAAACTTCGGACTAGCCTATTACAAGTCACAGCTTTCAGCCAACATGGAACTACCAGTAGAGGGTAAAATCTTCATAAGTGTTAAAGACTCTGACAAGCCAAGAATAGCAGACATAGTTCAAAAAGCAGAAGAATTAGGATTCCAGGTTATAGCAACACGTGGCACCGCAGAGGCTGTGAAAGACATCTCAAATGTGAAAGTTATAAATAAGGTGAGTCAAGCCTCGCCTAACATAAAAGACGCCATACTATCTGGTGAAGTGGGGCTTATAATAAACACACCCTCTGGTAAACAATCAGCCGATGACGGGTACATTATAAGGAGGATGGCCATAGAATTAGGCATACCATATGTCACAACACTCGCAGGTGCAAGAGCGGCTCTAAACGCCATAGAAGCCGTTAAAATGGGTAAAATAACGGTTAAATCCCTCAATGAATACCACGAATCCTAG
- the cobK gene encoding precorrin-6A reductase, whose product MNILIMAGTHDAVEIIKKLKESTDHRIIATTTTDYGGRLAKAAGADKIMTEALNKASLAKVLEIENVDIIIDATHPFAVKATENAIKASEENLTYYIRFERPTPKLDGDILRVESFKEAGRAAAKILEERDGNILHLAGVSTLKDVIDQVGTENIVVRVLPHPRSIEACYRMGIPAEQIIAMQGTFSRALNREIMKEYNAIAVITKESGETGGLIEKVKAAEDLGVPVILVDRPFIEKLEGKLVFDDIDELLAFIGRMVKL is encoded by the coding sequence ATGAACATTCTCATAATGGCAGGAACCCACGATGCAGTAGAAATAATAAAAAAACTTAAGGAATCCACAGATCATAGGATAATAGCAACCACTACAACAGATTATGGTGGTAGACTAGCCAAGGCTGCCGGGGCAGATAAGATAATGACAGAGGCCCTTAACAAGGCAAGTTTAGCCAAGGTTCTTGAAATTGAAAATGTTGACATTATAATAGATGCAACCCACCCATTCGCCGTGAAAGCCACGGAAAACGCGATCAAAGCCTCTGAAGAGAATTTAACATATTATATCCGTTTTGAAAGGCCAACCCCGAAATTAGATGGGGATATATTGAGAGTTGAATCCTTTAAGGAGGCTGGACGGGCAGCGGCCAAGATCCTGGAAGAGAGGGATGGTAATATCCTACATCTGGCCGGTGTTTCAACACTTAAGGATGTGATTGATCAGGTTGGGACTGAGAATATAGTGGTCCGGGTTTTACCCCATCCACGTTCTATAGAAGCATGTTATAGGATGGGCATACCAGCGGAGCAGATAATAGCAATGCAGGGAACATTCTCAAGAGCCCTTAACAGGGAAATTATGAAGGAATATAATGCGATTGCCGTGATCACAAAGGAGAGTGGAGAAACTGGGGGCCTAATAGAGAAAGTGAAGGCTGCTGAGGATCTTGGGGTTCCAGTTATACTCGTGGACAGGCCATTTATTGAAAAATTGGAGGGTAAACTTGTATTTGATGATATTGATGAACTTCTAGCATTCATTGGGAGAATGGTGAAACTTTAA
- the carA gene encoding glutamine-hydrolyzing carbamoyl-phosphate synthase small subunit: MVREAKLALEDGTLLKGEGFGFETVKSGEVVFATGMTGYVEALTDPSYKGQILMLTYPLQGNYGISSKWYQSDSIKAEGLIVREQCRRPSHHLAEKTLSDFLEEYEIPGISGVDTRALTIKIRKRGTMKGALATEEIDDDELIKLAMEQPDIRELDLVDKVSVKEPKILHEEYNDRIAIIDCGVKNNIIKAFLEREVSVALLPYNTSPDVILEYEPDAILVSNGPGDPTRVKEAIETVKRLSEKLPIFGICLGQQIIALAFNAKIYKMKFGHRGANQPVKNLETGEVAITSQNHGFAINPKSIDEKDLKITHINLNDGTVEGIQHRELPIMSVQYHPEAGPGPHDTYNTFDKFVKIMREY, from the coding sequence ATGGTTAGGGAAGCTAAACTTGCCCTAGAAGATGGAACTTTACTCAAGGGTGAAGGTTTCGGTTTCGAAACAGTTAAGAGCGGAGAAGTCGTATTCGCAACCGGCATGACAGGCTATGTTGAAGCACTCACAGACCCATCATATAAAGGCCAAATTTTAATGTTGACATATCCACTTCAAGGAAATTATGGAATATCCAGTAAATGGTATCAATCAGATAGTATAAAAGCAGAAGGACTTATTGTGAGGGAGCAATGTAGGAGACCATCACATCATTTGGCGGAAAAGACGCTCTCAGATTTCCTAGAAGAATATGAGATCCCAGGTATAAGTGGTGTTGATACAAGGGCCCTGACAATAAAAATAAGGAAGAGGGGGACCATGAAGGGGGCCCTAGCGACTGAGGAGATTGATGATGATGAACTTATAAAATTGGCCATGGAACAACCGGACATACGTGAATTAGACCTTGTGGATAAAGTTTCTGTGAAGGAACCTAAAATTTTACATGAAGAATACAACGACAGGATCGCTATAATAGACTGCGGAGTAAAAAACAATATCATAAAAGCTTTCTTGGAAAGGGAAGTTAGCGTGGCGCTCCTACCATATAATACAAGCCCTGATGTGATACTAGAATACGAACCTGATGCCATACTAGTATCAAACGGTCCTGGAGATCCAACAAGGGTCAAGGAGGCTATAGAAACAGTTAAAAGATTATCAGAGAAGCTCCCGATATTCGGGATCTGCCTTGGTCAACAGATAATAGCACTAGCATTCAATGCGAAAATATACAAGATGAAATTTGGACACAGAGGAGCTAACCAACCAGTCAAAAACCTAGAAACAGGAGAAGTTGCTATAACATCACAAAACCATGGCTTCGCAATAAACCCAAAGTCAATAGACGAAAAAGACCTTAAAATAACCCACATAAACCTTAATGATGGGACAGTCGAGGGTATACAACATAGAGAATTGCCCATCATGAGCGTCCAATACCACCCAGAAGCTGGACCAGGACCACACGACACATACAACACATTCGACAAATTCGTGAAGATAATGAGGGAATATTAA
- the eif1A gene encoding translation initiation factor eIF-1A, with the protein MGKGNTEEVRRVRIPRKGEIPGIVEQILGHGKLKVICSDGKTRLGRIPGKMKKRIWIREGDVVLVKPWEFQSDERADIVWRYTRTEANWLERRGYLNL; encoded by the coding sequence TTGGGTAAAGGTAATACTGAGGAGGTTAGAAGAGTTAGGATACCTAGGAAGGGTGAAATACCTGGGATTGTCGAGCAGATACTAGGTCATGGTAAGTTGAAGGTTATATGTAGTGATGGTAAAACCCGCCTTGGGCGCATACCTGGTAAGATGAAAAAGAGGATATGGATCAGGGAAGGTGATGTTGTACTTGTGAAGCCATGGGAGTTTCAAAGTGATGAGAGGGCTGATATAGTATGGAGGTATACGCGTACCGAGGCTAATTGGCTTGAGAGAAGGGGTTACTTGAATTTATAG
- the rimI gene encoding ribosomal protein S18-alanine N-acetyltransferase, with the protein MIVREFKPKDLKRVMEIESMSFEEPYPPQLLRYLYDIGAGFLVAQEDNMVVGYIIFWIRFENEGHIISLAVDRKYRRRKFGTRLVKAAIEIFEKFGVNTVKLEVRAKNKGAIKFYKSLGFKEENRIPQYYENGDDAVVMKKEI; encoded by the coding sequence ATGATAGTGAGGGAATTTAAGCCAAAGGATCTTAAGAGGGTTATGGAAATCGAGAGTATGTCCTTTGAGGAGCCTTATCCCCCACAACTTCTACGCTACCTTTATGATATAGGGGCTGGTTTTCTCGTTGCCCAAGAAGATAATATGGTTGTAGGATATATTATATTTTGGATAAGGTTTGAAAATGAGGGGCATATCATATCACTGGCAGTTGATAGGAAATATCGTCGCAGGAAATTCGGAACAAGACTTGTAAAAGCGGCTATAGAAATTTTCGAAAAATTTGGGGTTAATACTGTTAAATTGGAGGTTAGGGCGAAAAATAAAGGGGCTATAAAATTTTATAAGAGCCTAGGATTTAAAGAAGAAAATAGGATACCACAATATTATGAGAACGGCGACGACGCAGTGGTGATGAAAAAAGAAATATAA
- the glp gene encoding gephyrin-like molybdotransferase Glp gives MGREFLDLVDTREAHSIIRSLFQEIYHPPKVEKINLKYAYGRVLAQDVKSPIDLPPFNRASRDGYALKAEDTFHASEDNPSILKCIEVIEAGAIPQKKVRRGYCSRISTGAPIPEGADAIVMIEYTEEEDDNILIYRSAYPGQHIAPRGSDMPKNEIIAKKNSILSPEKIGAISAAGISKVPVIAKPKIGILSTGNELIEPSNHWTPGKIFDSNSHSLAAAVKNCGCEPKILGIVKDDYTEVYKTIQESIQECDILITSGGTSAGAGDMLREVIEDIGEVIIHGISIKPGKPTIIGKIDDKLVFGLPGFPVSALIIFDVFLRPYLMELSGKPQMEHRTIELPLARRLHSSRGRIHYALVKIENNKVYPILKDSGAITSLADADGYIKVPKNVEILEEGSNVKVSPFSQ, from the coding sequence ATGGGCCGTGAATTCTTAGACCTTGTAGATACAAGAGAGGCTCATAGTATAATCCGCAGCCTTTTCCAGGAAATTTATCACCCACCAAAGGTGGAAAAGATAAACCTAAAGTATGCGTATGGTAGAGTCTTAGCCCAGGATGTGAAAAGTCCAATTGACCTGCCACCATTTAATCGAGCTTCTAGGGACGGATATGCTTTAAAAGCAGAGGACACATTTCACGCCTCTGAAGATAATCCAAGCATCCTAAAGTGTATCGAAGTGATAGAAGCCGGTGCAATCCCACAAAAAAAAGTCAGGAGAGGATACTGTTCACGTATAAGCACAGGAGCCCCAATACCCGAAGGCGCTGATGCCATAGTCATGATCGAATATACCGAAGAAGAAGATGATAATATACTAATCTATAGGAGCGCATATCCTGGCCAGCACATCGCCCCAAGAGGGTCAGACATGCCAAAGAATGAAATCATAGCCAAGAAAAATTCAATATTATCACCAGAAAAGATTGGGGCGATAAGCGCAGCCGGCATATCCAAGGTGCCTGTCATAGCCAAACCAAAGATAGGTATACTCTCAACTGGGAACGAATTAATAGAACCCTCAAATCATTGGACTCCTGGCAAAATCTTCGATTCGAATTCTCATAGTCTCGCTGCTGCAGTTAAGAATTGCGGATGCGAACCAAAAATCCTAGGTATTGTGAAAGACGATTACACAGAAGTTTATAAGACCATCCAAGAAAGTATTCAAGAGTGTGACATCCTCATAACCTCTGGTGGAACTTCAGCCGGAGCCGGTGACATGCTCAGAGAAGTAATCGAAGACATTGGTGAAGTGATAATCCATGGAATCTCCATAAAACCAGGGAAACCCACCATCATAGGTAAAATAGATGATAAACTTGTATTCGGACTCCCTGGCTTCCCTGTTTCTGCCCTGATAATCTTTGATGTTTTTTTACGCCCTTATCTGATGGAACTTTCAGGCAAACCCCAAATGGAACATCGCACAATAGAATTACCACTCGCACGCAGATTACATTCATCAAGGGGTAGAATACATTATGCCCTCGTAAAAATCGAAAATAATAAAGTATACCCTATACTGAAAGATTCTGGCGCCATAACTTCACTTGCAGATGCAGATGGTTACATTAAGGTCCCGAAAAATGTGGAGATACTCGAAGAAGGCTCCAATGTTAAAGTTTCACCATTCTCCCAATGA
- a CDS encoding serine protein kinase RIO, with the protein MVELSADKKDKTFHEVDSALERLKSEKRLKGVEDRRVASEVFDKRTLEVLYKLSNTGYLAILDGVISTGKEANVFKGLDDNDNFVAVKIYRIATSDFRKMQYYIQGDPRFKVKMSNKRQIVHTWVNKEFRNLKRAYENGVRVPKPFVSRENILIMEFIGDIEGNPAPTLREAPPLYPEEMFNKIIYYMRLLYREARLVHGDLSAFNILNFDEEPVIIDISQAVVVDHPIAGELLERDIRNISRDFKRFGVSSTPQEIREKIID; encoded by the coding sequence ATGGTTGAATTGTCCGCTGATAAGAAGGATAAGACCTTCCACGAGGTCGATTCTGCATTGGAAAGGTTGAAATCCGAGAAGCGCCTTAAAGGCGTGGAGGATAGGCGTGTTGCAAGCGAAGTCTTTGATAAAAGGACACTTGAAGTTCTCTATAAGTTGTCAAATACTGGTTATCTCGCTATTCTTGATGGGGTTATAAGCACTGGTAAGGAGGCTAACGTTTTTAAGGGCTTGGATGATAATGATAATTTTGTAGCTGTTAAAATTTATCGTATTGCAACTTCTGATTTTAGGAAAATGCAATATTATATCCAAGGCGACCCGCGTTTCAAGGTTAAGATGAGCAACAAGAGGCAGATAGTCCATACTTGGGTGAACAAGGAATTCAGGAACCTTAAAAGGGCATATGAGAACGGTGTTAGGGTTCCAAAGCCGTTTGTTTCAAGAGAGAATATTCTAATAATGGAGTTTATAGGTGACATAGAAGGTAACCCTGCACCAACATTAAGGGAGGCCCCACCCCTATATCCTGAGGAGATGTTCAATAAGATAATATATTATATGAGGTTATTGTATAGGGAGGCCAGGCTAGTTCATGGGGATCTTTCAGCATTTAATATTCTCAATTTTGATGAGGAGCCTGTTATCATTGATATTTCACAGGCTGTGGTGGTTGATCATCCAATTGCAGGAGAATTACTTGAAAGGGATATTAGGAATATTAGTAGGGATTTTAAACGTTTTGGTGTTTCATCAACTCCCCAAGAGATCAGGGAGAAGATAATAGATTAA